DNA from Ignavibacteriales bacterium:
CGCGAATTGGCGGAGAAATACCGTACCGACGACGCTCTCGTAATACAAAATGCTAAGTCAATTTCGGTTGAAGAGTTAATACAAGTAAAAGGTGAAGCTAAATGGTTCGAAACTTTTAAAACTCCGGTCAAGGATTCAAATGGGATTATAATAGGTACAACAGGGTATTCTCGTGATATTACTGAGCGCAAGCATGCAGAGAACCAACTTCGCAAATTATCCCGCGCTGTAGATCAAAGTCCAACTTCTATTATTATTACTGATACAGAAGGAAACATAGAATATGTAAATCCTAAATTGATTGAAATTTCCGGCTATCAACTTTCAGAAGTACTTGGAAAAAATCCGAGGATATTTAGTTCGGGAGAAAAACTTAAAAGTGAGTACAAAATTCTTTGGGATAAACTTTCAGAAGGAAAGGAATGGCATGGCGAATTTCATAACAAAAAGAAAAACGGAGAGCTTTACTGGGAGTATGCATCAATCTCTCCAATTTTAAATATAAATGGAGACGTGACAAATTATCTTGCAGTTAAAGAAGATATAACTGAAAAAAAACAGCAGGATGAAATAATATTTCAAACCAATGAACAATTCAGGGCAGTATGGGAAAATTCATTTGAAGCAATGAGGCTTACAGATTCTAAAGGTAATATAGTAAGTGTAAATCAAGCATTTGCAAAATTATTTGAAAAACATTTAGATGAGTTAATTGGCGAGAATTTTAATGTTGTTTATTCTGATGATGATTTAGATTCTGTGGATCATTACATTGTGAATTTCTCTTCAAGAAAAATAAAATCGCAATTTGAAGCAGAACTAGATCTTTGGAATGGGAAAAAATTGTGGGCAGAATTATCAAATTCCTTTATCGTATTAAAAGATAAATCTACTTTACTATTAAGTATTTTCCGGGATATTAGTGAAAAGAAAAAAGCTGTGAATGAGATAATAAAAGCAAAAGAGAAAGCTGAAGAAATGAACCGGCTGAAATCCAGTTTCTTATCCAATATGAGCCACGAACTACGAACACCGCTGATTGGAATACTTGGTTTTGCAGAAATTCTTAAATTAGACTTACCTGATGAAGAAAATAAAGAGTATGCAAAAGTAATTTTTGAAAGCGGAACGAGGCTAAAGGAAACATTAAACCTGATACTCGACTTATCAAAACTTGAAGCTGAATCATTCAAGTTGAATTCTGAAGAGATTGAACTAACTTCCTACATCCCAACTCTGGTTAAAGTATTTGAGAAATTAGCTAAGACTAAAGGAATAGAATTAAACCTTATTACTGGGGAAGAATTACTGTATTCAAACCTGGATAAAGTTCTGTTAGATTCCATTATAAATAACATGTTAAACAATGCTTTAAAGTATACACGCAAAGGTAAAGTAACAGTTGAAATTAATAAAATAACAAACAAAGAAAAATTGAATGTGGAGATATTAGTTAAAGATACCGGAATAGGAATATCTGCGGGAAATTTGTCGGTAATTTTCGAGCCGTTTAGGCAGGTAAGCGAAGGATGGGGCAGGAATTATGAAGGTACAGGATTGGGTCTAACGATTGTAAAAAAATATGTGGAGGTTATGAATGGAACAATAACTGTAGAAAGTAAGGTTGGAGTTGGTTCAACATTTATAGTTCAGTTTCCACTTATTAAATTAATGTCTAAGAAAAGTGAAATAGTAAGTACTGGAACGAAAGAAGAAAATTATAAAATTGAAACAACTAAAATTAGTAAACCATCAATTTTATATGTCGAAGATGATATTGTAAGTCAGAAAGTAATTATTGCAATGGTTAGCAATTATTATGGAATTGAATGTATTGAAACCGGTGAAAAGGCGATTGAAATGGTCAGCAAGAAAAAATATGATATCATTCTTATGGATATAAATCTTCTTGGTAACTTAAATGGAATAGAGACGGCACAAAAAATAAAAAAAATAAAAGGATATTTGGACACGCCAATAGTTGCAGTAACAGCGTACGCTATGGTTGGAGATAAAGAAAAAATGTTAAGAGAAGGCTGCACACATTATATATCCAAACCATTTTCAAAGGTTGAGCTGCTACCATTGTTAACAGAGGCTCTTAGTCCTTTGAATATAAATGAAAAATGAAACGGAATAAATTTAAAACTAAAGCACATATTAAAATATTCCACTTTGACTCGGAAAAGATGAAAGAAATTCTGTAAATCCATACTACATTCATCCTGATGAAAGTAGTCTAAATATAATTCCGCAGTTAAACAGGAAACCAATGGTAAAAAATGAAAGATCAAAATTCTAAGGCGCTTGATTTATTTCTTCTAATGTTTAATCTGTCTCAGCTAATATTAAAGGAAAAGATTGTTGATGTTTTTGTGGAAGCCATAAAAGAAATATGGTCAGATATAATTGTCTCATATCAGCTATCAAAAACCGGGGACGAAAAAAATATAATTGAAATCTCTACTTCCAACAGTAATTATGGATTTATAAAGATTGATAATTTTGCTGATTTGGAAAATGAAGACCAAGGTCTACTTCAAAATGCAGTAGGAATGCTTGCAATTATTCTAAAGGAAAATGAACAGGATAAACTTTTGGCAGATGAGAAATTGCATTTACAAAAACTTGTTGATGAAAAAATAAATGCACTTAAGGAAAGCGAAGTAAAGTATCGCAATATCTTTGAGAATATACAGGATGTGTATTTCGAGACATTGATAGATGGTACGATCCTTGAATTAAGCCCTTCTATTGGGTTTATAACGAAAGGACAGTATAATAGGAATGAACTCATTGGAAAGTCAATGTATGACTTCTATCTTAATACTAATGAACGGCAAACTCTTCTATCAGCATTACGAGAGAGAGGAAGTGTTACAGATTTTGAAATAACGCTCAAGAACAAAGATGGCTCACAAATTTCATGTTCGATTTCGTCAAAGATCTGTTTCGATACCCAAGGGAATCCGGAAAAAATTATTGGAGGTATGCGCGATATTTCTACTCGTAAACAATCTGAAAAAGTTACCACAGCCTTGTACGATATCTCAAAGGCAGTTTACACTTCAGACACTTTAGATTTGCTCTTTTCCCGAATTCATCATGCTCTTGTCCAAATCATACACGCAAAGAATTTATTTATAGCACTTATCGACGAGGCAGGCGAAAACTTAGTTTTTCCATACGAAGTTGACGAGAATACTGATGACTCCTCCACAGTCATTTCTCTTAACGATTCTCAATCGTTAACAGTTGCAGTGATCAAATCCAGGAAGCCTCTTTTGCTGGATGAAAAGGAATTAAACGAAAGGTATGCAAGTGGAAAAAGTCGTTTATGGAAAAGTAAACCAAAGTGCTGGATGGGGGTTCCATTGTTACTCGGTGAGCGCGTCATCGGTGCAATGGCGGTGCAGGATTATGATAAAGCTGGTGTATACACCAATGAGGATGTTTTACTTTTTACAGTGGCAGCAGAACAGGTGACGATTGCCATTCAACGTAAAATTTCAGAAGAAGCGTTGAAAGAAAGTGAAGAACACTTTAGATCTGTTGCTCAATCCGCTAATGATGGTATTATTACAGCCGATAACAAAGGAATAATATTAGGCTGGAACCCTGGAGCTGAAAAAATATTTGGTTATACGGAAAAAGAGATATCCGGAAAAGAATTGAGTAAAATAATTCCGCAAGATTACATTGAACAACACATCAAAGGAATGAGGCGTATTGAACAAGGTGGTGAAAATCATGTTATTGGTAAAACAGTAGAATTGCATGGAATTCATAAGAACGGAAAAGAGTTTCCATTGGAATTATCATTAGCAGAATGGGAAACTTCTAATGGGAAATTTTTTACCGGAATTATTCGGGATATTACCCAACGCAAACAGGCTGAAAACGAAATTCAAAAACATAACATACAACTATCGGAAATCAATGCCGCCAAAGACAAATTCTTTTCAATCATTGCTCACGATTTAAAAAGTCCTTTTCTTGGTTTTTTAAATCTAACTGAAATTATGGCAACTGAAAGCCAGGATTTTACTATATCCCAATTTGCAGAGTTTAGCCAGGCATTAAATGAATCTGCTGTTAATCTGTATAAGTTGCTCGAAAATTTATTGGACTGGGCAACAATACAAAGGGGAAAAATGGATTTCAATTTGCAAAAACATAATCTCAGTAAATTGGTTTCCCAAAGTATTTCTACTATTATGGATCGTGCAAAACAAAAAGGTATTTCCATAATCAATCTAGTTGAAGATTCTATAAAAGTTTCAGCAGATGAAAAAATGATTAACTCAGTTTTCAGAAATCTTCTATCCAACGCAGTCAAATTCACCAGAAAAGATGGAACGATTACGGTAAATGCTAAATCAATCGATAATGGAATGATAGAAATATCAGTAAGCGATACTGGTGTTGGAATTAGTAAGGACGTTGTTGTGAAGTTGTTTAAGGTTGGGGAAAAGATAGGCTCAAAAGGGACTGAAGGAGAATTGAGTACCGGACTGGGTTTATTACTCTGCAAAGAATTTATTGAAATGCACAATGGAAAAATTTGGGTTGAGAGCAAAGAGGAAATAGGATCAACTTTTTATTTTACTTTGCCAAAAATCATTTGAAATATAATATGGATAAATAGGTTATGAAAAATATTGATAAAACTAAAGACGAACTTTTACAAGAATTGGATGAACTAAAACAAGAGAACGCAGCTCTGAAAGTCAGGTATGAGAAAGATATCAACGCACACCTGTCTGCCGAACAAGTAGGAAAACAGGCTGAAGAAGAGCTTGTAAAATTTAAATTATGTATCCAAATGTCTTTCGAAGCAATCTTCATTACGGATATAAACGGTATTATAATTTTTGTTAATAAAGCATTTGAACAAACCTATGGTTATAATTCGTCCGAAGCGATTGGAAAAACACTTCGTATTCTAAAATCTGGTATGTACAATAACGATATATATAAACAATTTTGGGATAAATTATTATCAAAGGAAGTAGCCTCCGGTGAAATCATTAATAAAGCGAAAGATGGTCGTTTAATTACAGTTGAAGTATTCAATACATCAATTATTAATTCAAAAGGGGATATCGTTGGGTTCATAGGTATTCATCGTGATATTACGAAGCGTAAACAGGCGGAGGAAGCATTAAAAAATTCTCGCGAGGACTTAAATCGGATGCTAAATTCAATAGCTGAAGGTGCATATGGAGTGGACACCAGTGGCAATTGCACCTTTGTAAATCGGGCATTTTTAAAAATACTGGGTTACCAGAATGAACATGAAATTCTTGGCAAACACATTCACGAACTCATTCATCATTCTCATTACGATGGCAGTCCTTATCCATCAATTGAATGCAAAATGTATCGCGCTCATCAGACCAATCAACCAATCAATGTTTCTGATGAGGTGTTTTGGAGTAAGGATGGTGTTGCCATTCCGGTTGAATACTGGTCGCATCCAATTGTAAAGGACGGAGTAGTTATAGGTTCAATAGCTACATTTATCAACATTACTGAACGTAAACAGGCAGAAGAGGAAATTACAATGCTTGCTCACTCTTTAAAAAGCGTAAATGAATGTGTTAGCATAACTGATATGGAAGACAAAATTTTGTTCGTCAACGAATCATTTTTGAAAACTTATGGTTACAATGAAAATGAACTGGTTGGAAAAAATATAAATATAGTCCGTTCACTAAATAATTTACCAGAATTAGTTAAGGAAATTTTACCAGCTACAAAGCAAGGAGGATGGCAAGGTGAATTGTGGAATAAAAGAAAGGACGGAAGTGAATTCCTGATTAATCTTTCCACAACTTTAATTAAAGATAAAGATGGGAAATTCTTAGGATTAATTGGAGTTGCAACCGATATAACGGAGCACAGACAAGCAGAAGAAAAACTTATGAAACTTTCCAGCGCTATTGAACAAACAGTAGATACAGTTGTTATAGCTGATCGCGAGGGAATCATAGAATATGTTAATCCTGCCTTTGAAGATTTAACCGGATATACGTCAGAAGAAGCTTTAGGTAAAACACCAAGAATACTAAAGTCCGGTACAAAGGACCAGAAATACTATGAAGCATTGTGGAGAACAATTTTATCTGGCAAAGTATTCAGAGCAGAAATAGTAAATAAAAAGAAAAACGGTGATTTGTATTTCTTGGAAAAAACCATTTCTCCGATCTTCGATAAAAATAAAAACATTACACATTTTGTAGGTACAGGAGTAGATATAACTGAACGCAAACTTGCTGAAAAAGGATTGATTGAGGCAAAAGAAAAAGCCGAAGAAATGAACCGGTTAAAATCGAGCTTCTTATCTAATATGAGTCACGAGCTTCGTACACCAATAATTGGAATAATCGGTTTTGCAGAAATTCTGATAGATGAATTAACTGATGAGGAATATAAAGGACAGTTACAAATAATTCTTGAAAGTGGAAACAGGCTAAAAGAAACATTAAACCTGATACTGGATATATCAAAAATAGAAGCAGAATCTTTAACTATAAATTCTGAAGAGATTGAAATGACTTCTTACGTTCCAAATCTTGTAAAAGTATTCGAAAAATCTGCAGAAGCTACAGGGATTGAATTAAAAATAATTACGGAAGAAGAATTATTATTTTCTTACCTCGATAAAGATATGTTAACTTCAATTGTAAATAACCTGATTAACAATGCAATTAAGTACACTCCAAAAGGTAAAGTAACAGTTGATATTAAGAAAGTAACCTTCAACGAAAATTTGAATGTGGAAATACTAGTAAAAGATACCGGTATAGGAATATCTGACGAAAATCTGTCAATTATTTTTGAACCTTTCAGACAGGCAAGCGAAGGGTGGTCCAGAAAATTTGAAGGTACAGGATTGGGTCTTACGCTTGTAAAAAAATATGTTGAGATTATGAATGGTGCAATAACTGTGGAAAGTAAGGTAGGTGTAGGTTCAACATTTAAAGTTCTGTTCCCACTTATTAAAGTAGTATTAATGAAAAATGAAAAAGTAGATATTGAGGCGAAAAAAGAAAATGTTGTAATTGAAACAGAGAGAATTAGTAAACCATCAATTTTATATGTCGAAGAT
Protein-coding regions in this window:
- a CDS encoding PAS domain S-box protein; translation: MKNIDKTKDELLQELDELKQENAALKVRYEKDINAHLSAEQVGKQAEEELVKFKLCIQMSFEAIFITDINGIIIFVNKAFEQTYGYNSSEAIGKTLRILKSGMYNNDIYKQFWDKLLSKEVASGEIINKAKDGRLITVEVFNTSIINSKGDIVGFIGIHRDITKRKQAEEALKNSREDLNRMLNSIAEGAYGVDTSGNCTFVNRAFLKILGYQNEHEILGKHIHELIHHSHYDGSPYPSIECKMYRAHQTNQPINVSDEVFWSKDGVAIPVEYWSHPIVKDGVVIGSIATFINITERKQAEEEITMLAHSLKSVNECVSITDMEDKILFVNESFLKTYGYNENELVGKNINIVRSLNNLPELVKEILPATKQGGWQGELWNKRKDGSEFLINLSTTLIKDKDGKFLGLIGVATDITEHRQAEEKLMKLSSAIEQTVDTVVIADREGIIEYVNPAFEDLTGYTSEEALGKTPRILKSGTKDQKYYEALWRTILSGKVFRAEIVNKKKNGDLYFLEKTISPIFDKNKNITHFVGTGVDITERKLAEKGLIEAKEKAEEMNRLKSSFLSNMSHELRTPIIGIIGFAEILIDELTDEEYKGQLQIILESGNRLKETLNLILDISKIEAESLTINSEEIEMTSYVPNLVKVFEKSAEATGIELKIITEEELLFSYLDKDMLTSIVNNLINNAIKYTPKGKVTVDIKKVTFNENLNVEILVKDTGIGISDENLSIIFEPFRQASEGWSRKFEGTGLGLTLVKKYVEIMNGAITVESKVGVGSTFKVLFPLIKVVLMKNEKVDIEAKKENVVIETERISKPSILYVEDDIVTQRVISSMVNNSYSIECTENGEKAIEMVSKKNYDIILMDINLPGKLSGLMTTQTIKKIKGFLDTPIVAVTSYAMAGDKEIMLSEGCTHYISKPFSKGELLSLLSEAINT
- a CDS encoding PAS domain S-box protein produces the protein MKDQNSKALDLFLLMFNLSQLILKEKIVDVFVEAIKEIWSDIIVSYQLSKTGDEKNIIEISTSNSNYGFIKIDNFADLENEDQGLLQNAVGMLAIILKENEQDKLLADEKLHLQKLVDEKINALKESEVKYRNIFENIQDVYFETLIDGTILELSPSIGFITKGQYNRNELIGKSMYDFYLNTNERQTLLSALRERGSVTDFEITLKNKDGSQISCSISSKICFDTQGNPEKIIGGMRDISTRKQSEKVTTALYDISKAVYTSDTLDLLFSRIHHALVQIIHAKNLFIALIDEAGENLVFPYEVDENTDDSSTVISLNDSQSLTVAVIKSRKPLLLDEKELNERYASGKSRLWKSKPKCWMGVPLLLGERVIGAMAVQDYDKAGVYTNEDVLLFTVAAEQVTIAIQRKISEEALKESEEHFRSVAQSANDGIITADNKGIILGWNPGAEKIFGYTEKEISGKELSKIIPQDYIEQHIKGMRRIEQGGENHVIGKTVELHGIHKNGKEFPLELSLAEWETSNGKFFTGIIRDITQRKQAENEIQKHNIQLSEINAAKDKFFSIIAHDLKSPFLGFLNLTEIMATESQDFTISQFAEFSQALNESAVNLYKLLENLLDWATIQRGKMDFNLQKHNLSKLVSQSISTIMDRAKQKGISIINLVEDSIKVSADEKMINSVFRNLLSNAVKFTRKDGTITVNAKSIDNGMIEISVSDTGVGISKDVVVKLFKVGEKIGSKGTEGELSTGLGLLLCKEFIEMHNGKIWVESKEEIGSTFYFTLPKII
- a CDS encoding PAS domain S-box protein, yielding MEKISLLKKESQLLLENQELRLRLTEAEETLNAIRNGEVDAIIVNGPDGEKIFSLTSAETPYRIIVEEMNEGAVVLSADGIILYCNRRFAEIVSLSLEQIVGSHFTRFVSESDKQKYDKLLQAGLKGNSSGEIANLKSDGNPLYLHLSFSSLPPELLGDVCIMTADVSDLKQIEEKLRHSYDTLEQRINERTAELKKTIDELANSRFAVMNMMEDALEAKDALEIANKKLKEEVIERNSVADELRIREAYLSAIIENQPGLTWLKNSEGRFLAVNNAFAVSCGKQSATDVVGKTDLDIWSRELAEKYRTDDALVIQNAKSISVEELIQVKGEAKWFETFKTPVKDSNGIIIGTTGYSRDITERKHAENQLRKLSRAVDQSPTSIIITDTEGNIEYVNPKLIEISGYQLSEVLGKNPRIFSSGEKLKSEYKILWDKLSEGKEWHGEFHNKKKNGELYWEYASISPILNINGDVTNYLAVKEDITEKKQQDEIIFQTNEQFRAVWENSFEAMRLTDSKGNIVSVNQAFAKLFEKHLDELIGENFNVVYSDDDLDSVDHYIVNFSSRKIKSQFEAELDLWNGKKLWAELSNSFIVLKDKSTLLLSIFRDISEKKKAVNEIIKAKEKAEEMNRLKSSFLSNMSHELRTPLIGILGFAEILKLDLPDEENKEYAKVIFESGTRLKETLNLILDLSKLEAESFKLNSEEIELTSYIPTLVKVFEKLAKTKGIELNLITGEELLYSNLDKVLLDSIINNMLNNALKYTRKGKVTVEINKITNKEKLNVEILVKDTGIGISAGNLSVIFEPFRQVSEGWGRNYEGTGLGLTIVKKYVEVMNGTITVESKVGVGSTFIVQFPLIKLMSKKSEIVSTGTKEENYKIETTKISKPSILYVEDDIVSQKVIIAMVSNYYGIECIETGEKAIEMVSKKKYDIILMDINLLGNLNGIETAQKIKKIKGYLDTPIVAVTAYAMVGDKEKMLREGCTHYISKPFSKVELLPLLTEALSPLNINEK